The DNA region CTTCATCGCGTACCGGCGCGGCACGCCGCACATCCTCGCCGCCCGCGGCGCGTACGAACCGCTGCTGGACCGCCCCATCCACCCCGGCACCGGGGACAGCCACGGCGTCGAGGCCGACCACTGGGTGTCCGGCGAGGCGCTGCGGCTGCTCCGGTCCACGCAGCGCGTGCAGGAGCACGTGGTGTACGTGCACGGGCACTCCGGCATCCAGCTGGGCGTGCTGATCCTCACCCGCCCCGAGAACCGCCCCTTCGACGAGCAGGAGATCAACGTGATCGAGTCCTTCGCGCGGCTGCTGGGCGCGCAGTTGGGGCAGTGGCAGGCCATCCGGGACCTCAGGGACGCGAACGAACTCACCCTGCGCTCCCTGGGCGCCGCCCTGGAACAGCGCGACGACGACACCGGCGGGCACACCCTGCGGGTCGTGGCCCTCAGCGTGCGCCTCGCGCGGCTGCTGGGCTGGACGGAAGAGCAGGTGCAGGCGCTGCGCTGGGGCGCGTACCTGCACGACCTCGGGAAACTTGCCATTCCCGACGGCATCCTGCACAAACGCGGCCCCCTCACGCCCGAGGAACGCCGCGTGATCCAGGGCCACAGCGTGCTCGGGTACGACATGCTGCAGGACCTGCACTTCCTGCCCGCCGAGACGCTGGACCTCGTGCGTTTCCACCACGAACGCTGGGACGGCACCGGGTACCCGTCCGGGCTGAGCGGCGCGAGCATTCCCGCCACGGCGCGCCTGTTCTCCATCGTGGACGTTTTCGACGCCCTGACCAGCGCCCGGCCCTACAAGGCCGCCTGGACGCGGACCCGGGCCCTGGCCGAGATCCGCGCGCAGTCGGGCCGGCAGTTCGACCCGGACATGGTCGCCGCCTTCCTGGCCCTGATGGTCGAGGAGGACGAGGCCGTCCTCGTCCACGCCTGAAGGCC from Deinococcus ficus includes:
- a CDS encoding HD-GYP domain-containing protein, with translation MSSAQPWLYALFAASVGILMVGAGLGSGGLIAAGTVLLSFATSTLSAPFRFVPLLVAPLIFAASSTLTGMTLPLADLLGLLLAAAALLLFLHRDHTHRRERDMRRKVLGALKDGSRTLSEARDADAIIRAGVSTLDHLQVAPNIAFIAYRRGTPHILAARGAYEPLLDRPIHPGTGDSHGVEADHWVSGEALRLLRSTQRVQEHVVYVHGHSGIQLGVLILTRPENRPFDEQEINVIESFARLLGAQLGQWQAIRDLRDANELTLRSLGAALEQRDDDTGGHTLRVVALSVRLARLLGWTEEQVQALRWGAYLHDLGKLAIPDGILHKRGPLTPEERRVIQGHSVLGYDMLQDLHFLPAETLDLVRFHHERWDGTGYPSGLSGASIPATARLFSIVDVFDALTSARPYKAAWTRTRALAEIRAQSGRQFDPDMVAAFLALMVEEDEAVLVHA